One genomic window of Methanosarcina acetivorans C2A includes the following:
- the istB gene encoding IS21-like element ISMac9 family helper ATPase IstB translates to MNNFSYERLHSNLQYLKLNTIEEVLDNYLEIAARDSKTTMEVLDYLFEQEKKHREAAAIERRMKSAAFPVKKTLDEFDFEFQSSIDKKVIEDLATLRFVHNVENVVFLGPPGVGKSHLAIALGIEVAKAGISVYFTNTGNLIEKLKIANREGMLEKKLKGFMKFKVLIIDEMGYLPFDEEGAHCLFQLISRRYEKSSTIFTSNKSYGEWGEIFKDQVIAAAVLDRILHHCTTINIRGESYRLKERKKHGIKSGNIYQ, encoded by the coding sequence ATGAACAATTTCAGCTATGAGAGACTTCACAGTAACCTGCAATACCTCAAACTGAATACTATTGAAGAGGTTCTGGACAACTATCTTGAAATTGCTGCAAGAGATAGCAAGACAACAATGGAAGTACTTGATTATCTGTTTGAACAGGAAAAGAAGCACAGAGAAGCTGCTGCAATTGAGAGAAGGATGAAAAGTGCAGCATTTCCTGTGAAAAAGACGCTTGATGAATTCGATTTTGAGTTTCAGTCATCTATTGATAAAAAAGTCATAGAAGACCTTGCAACGTTGAGATTTGTTCATAACGTAGAAAACGTTGTTTTCCTTGGTCCTCCCGGAGTTGGAAAGTCTCATCTTGCAATCGCTCTTGGGATTGAAGTAGCAAAAGCAGGGATTTCGGTTTACTTTACCAATACAGGAAACCTTATCGAGAAGTTGAAAATAGCAAATCGAGAAGGAATGCTTGAAAAGAAACTCAAAGGCTTTATGAAATTTAAAGTTCTGATCATTGATGAAATGGGTTATCTCCCATTTGATGAGGAAGGAGCTCACTGTTTATTTCAGTTGATTTCCAGACGTTATGAAAAGAGTTCGACCATCTTTACGTCAAATAAATCATATGGAGAATGGGGAGAGATATTCAAAGACCAGGTAATAGCGGCTGCTGTACTTGATAGAATTCTCCATCACTGTACTACAATTAACATCAGAGGAGAAAGTTACAGGCTGAAAGAAAGGAAGAAACATGGTATAAAATCAGGAAATATCTACCAGTAA
- a CDS encoding CotH kinase family protein: MIIPYSTDANYQEKLNTITIENNVDIFDDSMIHKVQIDMDRKDYESLIATYEETGLKEYFKTDVVIDGVTIDDVGVRLKGQMTLQHAFKGSSYIDSMQLPFLIKFDKYVDGQNYRGITELAVRIGSSDSLLEEPLALYAHSICGAVVPECSYASVTVSDLDPAYYVICEQIDESYLVKYFNDYDGVLYKAGNFVDLTYKGDDQTEYMSDFEQKTQVNEEDLAPLISFLKFVSESSDEEFEEELPYWLDVDALITMMAVNDLVENSDSFSGMNSNYYFYYNPETEKFIILAWDMNLAFGAMMGQGNMQRGGAFENIEGGENRTMRSGPEGMQQAPDFENMGNFTPPAAPGNMENFTGPENMGNFGKPQDNMDNFGNITDGFEGPGMPQNNMSNFGNVPGMGELNGNFEQGGVNRGERGNSQNGENTLKTRFFANENFSAMYEERYLEIADTIYGNDLLLEKLDLISSTFTEYNSVHNLLNQDDYDKEVEDMRNYIEEEKEEVAK, from the coding sequence ATGATAATTCCTTACAGCACGGATGCAAATTATCAGGAAAAACTCAACACGATTACAATTGAAAACAATGTGGATATTTTTGACGACAGCATGATTCACAAGGTCCAGATTGATATGGATCGGAAAGATTACGAATCCCTTATAGCAACTTACGAAGAGACAGGTCTGAAAGAATATTTTAAAACTGATGTCGTTATTGATGGCGTAACTATTGACGACGTAGGGGTTCGTCTGAAAGGTCAGATGACTTTACAGCATGCCTTCAAAGGCAGCTCATACATCGACAGTATGCAGCTTCCTTTTTTGATAAAATTCGACAAATATGTAGACGGACAGAATTATCGGGGAATTACCGAACTTGCAGTCCGTATAGGGAGCAGCGATTCCCTGCTTGAAGAGCCTCTTGCACTTTATGCCCACAGCATATGCGGAGCGGTCGTCCCGGAGTGCTCCTATGCAAGTGTGACGGTTTCAGATCTGGATCCCGCTTATTATGTAATCTGTGAACAGATTGATGAAAGTTATCTGGTGAAATACTTTAATGACTACGACGGAGTATTATACAAAGCCGGAAACTTCGTCGACCTGACTTACAAAGGCGATGACCAGACAGAATACATGAGCGATTTTGAGCAGAAAACACAGGTTAACGAAGAGGACCTTGCACCCCTGATCTCGTTTTTAAAATTTGTCAGCGAATCGAGCGATGAAGAGTTTGAAGAAGAGCTACCATACTGGCTTGACGTTGATGCCCTGATCACAATGATGGCAGTAAATGACCTGGTTGAGAATTCGGACTCATTTTCGGGAATGAACAGCAACTATTATTTCTACTACAACCCTGAAACCGAGAAATTCATAATTCTGGCGTGGGACATGAATCTTGCATTCGGTGCAATGATGGGACAGGGAAATATGCAAAGGGGAGGCGCATTTGAGAATATTGAAGGAGGGGAAAACAGGACAATGAGAAGCGGCCCCGAAGGAATGCAGCAAGCTCCTGATTTTGAAAACATGGGCAATTTCACACCCCCGGCAGCTCCAGGAAACATGGAAAACTTTACAGGACCTGAAAATATGGGCAATTTCGGGAAGCCTCAGGATAATATGGACAACTTCGGCAATATTACCGACGGTTTTGAAGGCCCTGGAATGCCCCAAAATAATATGAGTAACTTTGGGAATGTTCCCGGGATGGGAGAGCTAAATGGAAACTTTGAGCAGGGAGGGGTTAACAGAGGAGAAAGAGGAAATTCACAGAATGGGGAAAACACCTTAAAAACCCGCTTCTTCGCAAATGAGAATTTCAGTGCAATGTATGAAGAGAGATATCTGGAGATTGCAGATACTATCTATGGTAATGACCTGCTCCTGGAAAAGTTGGATTTGATCTCCAGTACTTTTACGGAATACAACTCAGTGCATAACCTGTTAAATCAGGACGATTATGACAAAGAAGTCGAGGATATGAGAAACTATATTGAAGAAGAAAAAGAAGAAGTAGCTAAATAA
- the istA gene encoding IS21-like element ISMac9 family transposase → MLKKEDLFLIRDLSSQNLSISEIARQTGFDRKTVRKYLQLKTLPEPQKRPGRKSKLDPYKPYILKKLEEGSYTTARLYREIKEMGFDGGMTIVKDFVREVRPQQGVPAVFRYETKPGVQAQVDWAEMGTVEVDGKIKKLFCFNMILGYSRMKYVEFTLGIDTSTLIQCHLNAFEYFGGFTQEILYDNMKQVVIKRALKSSDSEWNSQFEDFFKCFGFIPRLCRPYRPQTKGKIENTVGYVKRDFFLGRRFTSLEDLNAQVHSWLERVNSTVHGTTYQIPLERFKEEKLIPLDQVPPYKVVHKETRKVSRDCYISFLGNKYSVPYRFAGRTAELQIFEGIFEVYVDYEKVCEHEILSGNCRVSRKKEHFQGLLSEILKENSKCKKELQIPLKFSGPEVEKRSLDIYETFSDGDFE, encoded by the coding sequence ATGCTGAAAAAGGAGGATTTATTCTTGATTCGAGATTTAAGTTCACAAAACTTGAGCATTAGTGAAATCGCCAGACAAACCGGTTTTGACAGGAAAACTGTGAGGAAATATCTCCAGCTGAAAACCTTACCTGAACCCCAGAAACGTCCCGGAAGAAAGAGCAAGCTTGATCCATATAAACCTTATATACTCAAAAAGCTTGAAGAAGGCTCCTACACTACTGCTCGGCTCTATCGGGAAATCAAAGAAATGGGTTTTGATGGAGGAATGACCATCGTCAAGGACTTTGTAAGAGAAGTCCGACCTCAGCAGGGAGTCCCTGCTGTATTCCGCTATGAAACAAAACCAGGTGTACAGGCTCAGGTTGACTGGGCAGAGATGGGAACAGTTGAGGTTGATGGAAAGATAAAGAAACTCTTTTGCTTCAACATGATTCTTGGATATTCCAGGATGAAATATGTTGAATTTACACTGGGCATAGACACTTCCACTCTTATCCAGTGTCATCTGAACGCCTTTGAGTACTTTGGAGGATTTACACAGGAGATTCTCTATGATAACATGAAACAGGTTGTTATCAAAAGAGCCTTAAAATCATCAGATTCTGAATGGAACTCACAGTTTGAGGATTTCTTCAAATGCTTTGGTTTTATTCCACGGTTATGCAGGCCTTACAGGCCTCAGACAAAAGGTAAAATTGAAAATACGGTAGGCTATGTCAAGAGGGATTTCTTCCTTGGAAGACGATTTACCTCTCTCGAAGACCTGAACGCCCAAGTTCACAGTTGGTTGGAAAGGGTAAATTCAACTGTCCACGGAACAACCTATCAAATCCCCCTTGAACGTTTTAAGGAGGAGAAACTGATCCCTCTGGATCAGGTTCCTCCTTACAAAGTTGTCCATAAGGAGACCAGAAAGGTCTCCAGAGACTGTTATATTTCGTTCCTTGGAAATAAGTATTCTGTTCCTTACAGGTTTGCAGGAAGAACTGCAGAGCTTCAGATTTTTGAAGGAATATTCGAGGTCTATGTTGATTATGAGAAGGTTTGTGAACATGAAATTCTTTCAGGTAATTGTAGGGTTTCCAGAAAAAAGGAACATTTTCAGGGCCTCCTGAGTGAGATTCTTAAAGAGAATTCAAAATGCAAGAAAGAATTACAGATTCCGTTGAAGTTCTCAGGTCCTGAAGTTGAAAAGAGGTCTCTTGACATCTATGAAACATTCAGTGACGGTGATTTTGAATGA
- a CDS encoding hydrophobe/amphiphile efflux-3 (HAE3) family transporter, whose translation MAVVLLLVLLSLQGAQYIEMASGTETQVSKDSQLYKDYDHLFLNTFSTESVIVMVEGNDVKTEDVVKAADRLGQQALLVPGVTKVSSAASIMKQINYAESGRSKIPNSDREVRESIESYPEYFENLVLDETHTLIVIQIEGSSTSQQKEDIINNIEIALEEADFPPGYKLTVTGSPSLRLDIESEMGASMGVLLGIAGILMVVVLLLVFKHVRWGLLPLPVVLFGVLFTFGAMGYLGVPMTMVSMAAFPVLIGIGIDYSIQFHNRMEEEIHCGKTSSQALVSTVKNTAPAVLIALAMTALGFVSLFTSVVPMIQDFGKLLLIGVIMCYLSSLFFGLVTLYSFDWIARKNPCGLFRKKGDEEGKVGENGNNGPKRDLENSLCAGNIPTHEPGAIEKALKKVTGFTIRHSTVILVVAFLTCCAGLYADQSIPIQTDTNSFIPQDMPSLINYKNMQSIMSGSGDHLNVILKVDDASDPELLEWMDEFSQHEVANRGHVYSATSIVDLVKERNGGTIPETSEEIQAIYDEIPASEKGEYIEGGQLLHIDLDIGTAMADLEITGIEELRDIVLADIQWMQPPPGVTVTITGNSVVIIDMVAGLTTGRSMMTLLGVFLVLIGLLVVYRDIVKALSPIIPMLVVIGWSGLVMTAMDIAYNPMTAVMGALILGVGSEYSILMMERYFEERDAGLSPVDAIYQASSTTGTALIASGATTVFGFSALIASPFPMISSFGLVTVIDVLLAMIVTFVIFPPLIVLMDSHRGKKLDIFEKLQGLRKKRQAGLTNT comes from the coding sequence ATGGCTGTCGTACTTTTGCTGGTTCTGCTATCTTTGCAAGGTGCCCAATATATCGAAATGGCATCCGGAACCGAGACCCAGGTATCAAAAGATTCGCAGCTGTACAAGGACTATGACCACCTCTTTCTGAACACTTTCAGCACAGAGAGCGTCATTGTGATGGTTGAAGGAAACGATGTGAAAACCGAGGACGTCGTGAAAGCTGCCGACAGGCTGGGGCAGCAGGCTCTGCTGGTTCCGGGAGTTACCAAGGTTTCAAGTGCTGCATCCATAATGAAGCAAATTAACTATGCTGAGTCTGGCAGGTCAAAAATCCCTAATTCGGATCGGGAAGTACGGGAATCGATTGAGAGCTACCCGGAATATTTTGAGAATCTTGTACTTGATGAAACCCACACGCTCATAGTTATCCAGATCGAAGGGAGCAGTACTAGCCAGCAGAAGGAAGACATTATCAATAATATTGAAATAGCGTTAGAAGAAGCTGATTTTCCTCCCGGCTACAAACTTACTGTTACAGGCAGCCCTTCTCTCAGGCTCGACATTGAAAGTGAAATGGGAGCCAGTATGGGCGTGCTACTCGGAATTGCAGGAATCCTGATGGTAGTCGTTCTTCTCCTGGTGTTTAAGCACGTCAGGTGGGGGCTGCTCCCACTTCCTGTTGTGCTGTTTGGAGTCCTTTTTACTTTCGGAGCAATGGGATATCTTGGAGTGCCCATGACAATGGTTTCCATGGCGGCTTTTCCGGTACTTATCGGGATAGGGATTGATTATTCCATTCAGTTCCACAACCGTATGGAAGAGGAAATCCACTGTGGCAAAACTTCTTCGCAGGCTCTTGTCTCTACGGTCAAGAATACCGCACCTGCCGTACTGATCGCGCTTGCAATGACGGCTCTCGGTTTTGTCTCGCTTTTTACTTCCGTTGTCCCAATGATCCAGGACTTTGGCAAACTCCTGCTCATCGGGGTAATCATGTGCTATCTTTCCTCGCTCTTTTTCGGGCTGGTAACTCTCTATAGTTTTGACTGGATTGCCCGGAAAAACCCGTGTGGGCTGTTCAGGAAAAAGGGGGATGAAGAGGGTAAAGTAGGTGAAAATGGAAACAATGGGCCGAAAAGAGACCTGGAAAATTCACTATGTGCAGGAAATATTCCGACACATGAACCCGGAGCAATTGAAAAAGCCTTGAAAAAAGTTACCGGTTTTACCATCAGACACTCTACCGTTATTCTTGTAGTTGCCTTTTTGACCTGTTGTGCAGGGCTTTATGCCGACCAGTCAATCCCCATCCAGACTGATACCAATTCCTTCATTCCTCAAGACATGCCCTCCCTGATCAACTACAAAAACATGCAGAGTATCATGTCGGGTTCGGGAGACCACCTTAATGTCATTCTGAAAGTAGATGACGCAAGTGACCCGGAACTGCTGGAGTGGATGGATGAGTTCTCCCAGCACGAAGTTGCAAACAGAGGGCATGTTTACAGTGCCACAAGCATAGTGGACCTTGTAAAAGAACGGAATGGCGGGACGATTCCCGAGACTTCCGAGGAAATACAGGCGATATACGATGAAATCCCCGCCAGCGAGAAAGGGGAATATATCGAAGGAGGTCAGCTGCTTCATATCGATCTGGATATAGGAACCGCTATGGCAGACCTTGAAATTACAGGCATAGAAGAGCTTCGAGATATTGTCCTTGCAGATATCCAGTGGATGCAGCCGCCCCCTGGTGTCACGGTTACAATAACTGGCAACTCGGTAGTTATCATTGACATGGTTGCCGGGCTTACAACAGGCCGAAGTATGATGACTCTGCTTGGGGTCTTCCTGGTTCTTATCGGACTCCTGGTAGTTTACCGGGACATTGTGAAGGCTCTTTCTCCAATTATCCCGATGCTGGTCGTTATCGGCTGGTCAGGCCTGGTGATGACTGCCATGGATATCGCATATAACCCTATGACTGCAGTTATGGGTGCCCTGATCCTCGGAGTCGGGTCTGAGTATTCGATTTTGATGATGGAGCGCTATTTTGAGGAAAGGGATGCGGGACTGAGTCCTGTGGATGCTATCTATCAGGCCTCGTCTACTACAGGTACAGCCCTTATTGCTTCGGGGGCCACAACAGTATTTGGTTTCTCCGCCCTGATAGCCTCGCCGTTCCCGATGATTAGCAGCTTCGGGCTGGTAACGGTCATAGATGTCCTCCTGGCAATGATCGTCACTTTCGTAATCTTCCCGCCCCTGATAGTCCTGATGGACAGCCACAGGGGAAAGAAGCTGGACATTTTCGAGAAATTACAGGGACTCAGGAAAAAACGTCAGGCAGGACTTACCAATACCTGA
- a CDS encoding TrkH family potassium uptake protein — MYELVSPVNPLAVLRYIGHLLLVFSAVLLVPVLAAFVLGETDAAVIYGSSALVTAGTGFLLQKVLPDFELEIKEALILAALTFPLCSLVSAVPMAFSTGMPFLDAYFECVSGLTTTGLSLAPPSPTRLFFFTRSWLQWIGGIGIIVLVLGILIRPGTTAFRLYRVNFGESRIRPSVITTARTLGTVYLVLTLLSLLLLLFSGMPFYDAVCHTLSSISTGGFSTQAGSIGAYGGFLIPFLITVSCIMGAISFSLYPEVLKEPGTLIRDPQVRYLFGLSLLGTALFVLTLSGGEGGPELFHMMPDAVFQVVSALTGTGFSTIDLAPLSDASKGFLSAIMCIGGSIGSTTGGIKLFRLIVIVQLIKLVFYRFFLPREAITPLKVKSQVVDPDDFYRIMTYVLLYLAVLVFSAFIFMFYGINSADAIFETSSALATAGLSTGVTTPGMPSLLKLVLCADMLLGRVEIVPLFILLLPRTWFEINRNTGEKRSSKDTA, encoded by the coding sequence ATGTATGAGCTTGTCTCTCCAGTAAACCCCCTTGCTGTCCTCAGGTACATCGGGCATCTTTTGCTTGTCTTTTCAGCAGTCCTGCTCGTCCCTGTACTTGCTGCTTTTGTTCTTGGGGAAACAGATGCAGCCGTGATCTACGGAAGCAGTGCCCTTGTAACTGCAGGGACGGGTTTTTTACTCCAGAAGGTACTTCCTGACTTCGAACTTGAAATTAAAGAAGCCTTGATTCTTGCAGCTCTTACCTTCCCCCTTTGCTCTTTGGTCAGCGCGGTTCCAATGGCATTTTCAACCGGTATGCCCTTTCTGGACGCTTATTTCGAGTGTGTCTCGGGCCTGACAACAACCGGCCTGAGCCTTGCCCCGCCTTCTCCCACCCGGCTTTTTTTCTTCACCCGCTCCTGGCTGCAGTGGATTGGGGGAATAGGCATAATCGTGCTAGTGCTTGGAATCCTTATCCGCCCGGGGACTACGGCTTTCAGGCTCTACAGGGTGAACTTCGGGGAAAGCCGGATCCGCCCGAGTGTAATTACAACTGCAAGGACCCTGGGGACGGTTTACCTCGTCCTGACCTTGCTTTCACTGCTGCTTCTGCTTTTCAGCGGCATGCCTTTTTATGATGCTGTTTGCCATACCCTGAGTTCGATTTCTACGGGCGGATTTTCAACGCAGGCTGGAAGCATCGGAGCCTATGGTGGCTTCCTGATCCCGTTCCTGATCACCGTTTCCTGCATAATGGGTGCGATCAGCTTCTCGCTCTACCCGGAGGTCCTGAAGGAACCCGGCACGCTTATCAGAGACCCTCAGGTAAGATACCTGTTCGGGCTTTCCCTACTCGGGACAGCCCTTTTTGTTTTAACTCTCTCAGGAGGGGAGGGTGGACCTGAACTGTTTCATATGATGCCGGATGCTGTTTTTCAGGTAGTATCAGCCCTTACCGGAACCGGTTTTTCCACTATAGACCTGGCTCCTCTTTCCGACGCTTCAAAAGGCTTTCTCAGTGCAATCATGTGTATAGGGGGCAGCATAGGTTCGACTACAGGAGGGATCAAGCTCTTCCGGCTGATCGTAATCGTGCAGCTCATAAAGCTGGTCTTCTATCGCTTTTTCCTCCCCAGGGAGGCGATTACCCCTCTCAAGGTAAAGTCCCAGGTAGTTGATCCTGACGATTTCTATCGAATCATGACCTACGTCCTGCTTTATTTGGCTGTACTCGTGTTCTCAGCTTTCATTTTCATGTTTTACGGGATAAACTCGGCCGATGCTATTTTTGAGACTTCGAGCGCTCTGGCGACAGCAGGGCTCTCAACAGGCGTAACAACTCCCGGAATGCCGTCCCTGCTCAAGCTTGTGCTCTGTGCGGATATGCTGCTCGGGAGAGTGGAGATAGTTCCGCTCTTTATTTTGCTCCTGCCTAGGACCTGGTTTGAGATAAACAGGAATACCGGAGAAAAAAGAAGTTCGAAAGACACAGCATGA
- a CDS encoding MarR family winged helix-turn-helix transcriptional regulator, translated as MDPECSRKVRLMNLEFQALYTKIFEDRFFHKIAASQNAELKELNKNQPLVIMLIGMVKEIMPSTIGTYMGMDRSSLSRMVDSLEEKGFVRRKSDPEDRRKVLVSLTEKGERCYEFLNKISEEMAAEILGLGEEQDFRDFEKSLETMLRVLRKIDSAMESKK; from the coding sequence ATGGACCCTGAATGCAGTAGAAAAGTAAGGTTGATGAACCTTGAATTCCAGGCACTTTATACTAAAATATTTGAAGATCGGTTTTTCCACAAAATAGCCGCCTCTCAAAACGCCGAACTCAAGGAACTTAACAAAAACCAGCCTCTAGTTATTATGTTGATAGGAATGGTAAAGGAAATCATGCCCTCTACAATCGGGACTTATATGGGTATGGACCGGAGCAGTCTTTCGAGAATGGTGGATTCCCTGGAAGAGAAAGGATTTGTCCGGAGAAAAAGCGATCCTGAAGACCGGAGAAAAGTCCTCGTTTCCCTAACTGAAAAAGGTGAGAGGTGCTACGAATTCCTGAATAAAATCTCTGAGGAGATGGCTGCCGAGATCCTTGGGCTGGGTGAAGAGCAGGATTTCAGGGATTTTGAAAAGAGCCTTGAAACAATGTTGAGAGTCCTGAGAAAAATCGATTCTGCAATGGAAAGCAAAAAATGA
- a CDS encoding polyphosphate polymerase domain-containing protein produces MLTIKQANELKEQVKHYLIPDPYSWASGDYVITSLYYDSPDLQCYWEKVNGIKFRKKLRIRFYETKEKLTEDSLIFVEVKQRYDKTIQKRRVEMKYKDSLTLCNERIIPEHNEEDTPVIEEILAMVEERNLQPTLITSYFRHAFVGTDYDIGLRITFDSNIRYRINDLDLNSKKPGRFIVSPDRVILEIKANERVPFWLTELIAQNNYRLVRISKYCTGLEVEKEFPRRIEAY; encoded by the coding sequence TTGCTTACTATAAAACAGGCAAATGAATTAAAGGAACAAGTAAAGCATTACCTTATTCCGGACCCTTACAGCTGGGCATCGGGTGATTATGTAATCACAAGTCTCTATTATGATAGCCCGGACCTCCAATGTTACTGGGAAAAAGTCAACGGGATTAAGTTCCGAAAAAAATTACGAATTCGTTTTTATGAAACAAAAGAAAAGCTGACAGAGGATTCACTCATTTTTGTAGAAGTCAAGCAGCGCTATGACAAAACTATTCAAAAAAGAAGAGTTGAAATGAAATATAAGGATTCGTTGACCCTATGCAACGAGAGAATAATTCCAGAACATAACGAAGAGGATACGCCTGTCATAGAAGAAATTCTTGCAATGGTTGAGGAAAGAAACCTGCAGCCAACCCTGATCACAAGTTATTTCAGGCATGCTTTTGTCGGAACTGATTACGATATTGGACTGAGGATAACCTTTGATTCAAACATAAGATACAGGATAAACGACCTTGATCTGAACTCTAAAAAACCTGGACGCTTTATTGTATCACCTGACAGGGTTATTCTCGAAATTAAAGCCAATGAAAGAGTACCTTTCTGGCTTACAGAACTAATTGCTCAGAACAACTACAGGCTTGTAAGAATCAGCAAGTACTGTACCGGGCTTGAAGTTGAAAAAGAGTTCCCTAGAAGAATTGAGGCGTACTAA
- a CDS encoding DUF4956 domain-containing protein: protein MALETLEDIFAFEDLSGTFTITDVVVGLLLSFILLSAIGWLYKRTHRGTSYTQSYVHTLIMMGLVVDIIMLIVGSNIARAFSLVGALSIIRFRNAVKETRDVGFIFFAMAIGMATGTRFYLLAIIATAIIGTLIFIMYEFDWYSRPAISQILKIQLDKEVDFEKLFGKVFVKYTSSADLIGIDSVRSDTGTELVYSVILKKKANKHEFIEAIKKLNGNQKVFLITGYNTTDL, encoded by the coding sequence ATGGCATTGGAAACCCTTGAAGACATTTTTGCTTTTGAAGATTTAAGCGGGACATTCACAATCACGGATGTTGTGGTGGGTCTGCTCCTGTCTTTTATCTTACTATCAGCAATTGGATGGCTCTATAAAAGAACACATAGAGGAACATCTTACACTCAAAGTTATGTTCATACTCTTATAATGATGGGCCTGGTCGTTGACATAATTATGTTGATTGTCGGCTCAAATATTGCACGAGCATTTTCCCTGGTAGGTGCACTCTCAATAATTCGTTTCAGGAATGCGGTTAAAGAAACACGTGACGTAGGTTTTATTTTCTTTGCAATGGCTATCGGAATGGCAACAGGGACAAGATTCTACCTGCTTGCAATAATTGCAACAGCAATAATCGGCACCCTGATTTTCATCATGTATGAATTTGACTGGTATTCAAGACCTGCAATAAGTCAGATCTTAAAAATTCAACTTGACAAAGAAGTAGACTTCGAGAAATTATTTGGCAAAGTATTTGTCAAATACACCTCATCAGCAGACCTTATAGGAATAGATTCTGTCCGTTCAGATACCGGCACGGAGCTTGTGTACAGTGTAATTTTAAAGAAAAAAGCAAACAAACATGAATTTATCGAAGCCATCAAAAAACTGAACGGAAATCAAAAAGTGTTCTTAATCACAGGATACAACACAACGGACCTCTGA
- a CDS encoding potassium channel family protein, whose product MRLIIIGASSLGMHLTHTMIRQGNEVVLIEKDEEVARELAEELDCTVINAEGTHPDILEKAGMDCTDAVVACTNHDQDNILIGLIAQEAGVERVIVKTDDTKFMEIAKKLGISSPINPPHISSTIISDALRGIDTIELSNLIRADVRVISFTTGEQHAGKRISEVQFPENTECIGFYRNNDFILARENPKLEEGDELLIITRSGHIDRIYEKLRET is encoded by the coding sequence ATGAGATTAATTATTATTGGAGCGAGTTCCCTGGGGATGCACCTGACTCACACGATGATCCGGCAGGGAAATGAGGTTGTCCTTATAGAAAAGGACGAGGAAGTTGCGAGAGAGCTTGCTGAAGAGCTTGACTGCACCGTAATAAATGCCGAAGGCACTCACCCGGACATCCTTGAAAAAGCAGGAATGGACTGCACGGATGCGGTTGTAGCCTGCACTAACCATGACCAGGACAATATCCTGATCGGGCTGATCGCACAGGAGGCAGGAGTGGAAAGGGTTATTGTCAAAACCGATGATACGAAGTTTATGGAAATTGCAAAGAAGCTGGGGATCAGCTCTCCGATTAACCCGCCTCATATCTCTTCAACTATTATTTCCGATGCCCTGCGCGGAATTGACACAATCGAGCTGAGTAACCTCATCAGGGCTGATGTACGCGTAATCAGCTTCACAACAGGGGAGCAGCATGCCGGCAAAAGGATCTCTGAGGTTCAGTTCCCGGAAAATACCGAATGTATCGGGTTTTACAGAAACAATGACTTTATCCTTGCTCGGGAAAATCCGAAGCTTGAAGAAGGAGACGAGCTTCTCATAATCACACGTTCCGGACATATCGACAGGATTTACGAGAAACTTCGAGAAACTTAA
- a CDS encoding TrmB family transcriptional regulator yields the protein MTLKLINNLQKLGFTENEAKIYAALVCMKTATAREIYETSGVPRPKVYKVLRGMEEKGYVQIIEGEPIRFSCISPEELITRIRNDFLLSLNETFCWLHALNPERKPLSSEKSVELGMRC from the coding sequence ATGACTCTGAAACTTATTAATAACCTGCAGAAACTTGGCTTTACCGAAAACGAGGCCAAGATTTATGCTGCCCTTGTCTGTATGAAAACGGCAACTGCAAGGGAAATCTATGAAACTAGCGGAGTTCCCAGGCCCAAGGTGTACAAAGTCCTGAGGGGGATGGAAGAGAAAGGATACGTACAGATAATTGAGGGGGAACCGATCCGTTTCAGCTGTATAAGTCCGGAGGAACTGATCACAAGGATCAGGAATGACTTTTTACTCTCTCTGAACGAAACCTTCTGCTGGCTCCATGCTTTGAACCCTGAAAGGAAACCCCTCAGCTCCGAAAAATCTGTAGAACTCGGGATGAGGTGTTAA